TCGCAATTATCCTTGCAGTCATCTTCATTGGCGTCGCCTACCTCCTCGGTAACACCGGGATCCTTTCAGGCGGAGCAATGGCCCCGATGATGACCCTCGTTGGCATCATCGTTGGTGCAGCATTAATTGCATTTGGTGTCCACTTCGTCCCGGTCGGCGGTGCGCCGGCAGCAATGGGACAGTCTCCGGGTATCGCAACCGGTGTCGCAATGCTTGCGACCGGTGCAGGTCTCGCAGGACTGTTCGGAGGAGCATGGGCAGCAAGTTTAGGCTTTGGAGTCGCTCTCGCCGGTGGTGCAATCGGCGGCGGTTTAATGATGGCAATCACCTGTTTAATGGTGAACATCTCCTATGTCTACGGCATGGGTATCCCCGCAGCATCCGGTAAGGTCGCAAAAGACCCGATCACCGGTGACTCTCAGGCTGAGTATAAATCCCAGGGAACCGAAGGTCACGGTCTTCCGTTCATCTCCTACGTTGGCGGTGTTATCGGCGGTCTCTT
The nucleotide sequence above comes from Methanorbis furvi. Encoded proteins:
- the mtrD gene encoding tetrahydromethanopterin S-methyltransferase subunit D, encoding MSAIAAKPAGNAGAFQPVASVIAIILAVIFIGVAYLLGNTGILSGGAMAPMMTLVGIIVGAALIAFGVHFVPVGGAPAAMGQSPGIATGVAMLATGAGLAGLFGGAWAASLGFGVALAGGAIGGGLMMAITCLMVNISYVYGMGIPAASGKVAKDPITGDSQAEYKSQGTEGHGLPFISYVGGVIGGLFGGLGGTLIYIQLLNFYNASFAAVGIVGEDAPVLAVGLAGIFAIGMFLVIAVLSAYNITGTIEGPHDPKFKRFPRAIVAAICASGICGLVALLVVAVL